In the Flagellimonas sp. HMM57 genome, one interval contains:
- the nrfD gene encoding NrfD/PsrC family molybdoenzyme membrane anchor subunit yields the protein MASHYEAPIRKPLVIGDKGYHDVTVDIAAPVEGKANKHWWIVFTIALVAFLWGLGCIIYTVSTGIGVWGLNKTVNWAWDITNFVWWVGIGHAGTLISAVLLLFRQKWRMAINRSAEAMTIFSVIQAGLFPIIHMGRPWLAYWVLPIPNQFGSLWVNFNSPLLWDVFAISTYLSVSLVFWWTGLLPDFAMIRDRAVKPFQKKIYSLLSFGWTGRAKDWQRFEEVSLVLAGLATPLVLSVHTIVSFDFATSVIPGWHTTIFPPYFVAGAIFSGFAMVNTLLIIMRKVCSLEAYITVQHIELMNIVIMITGSIVGCAYITELFIAWYSGVEYEQYAFLNRATGPYWWAYWSMMTCNVFSPQFMWSKKLRTSIMFSFFISIVVNIGMWFERFVIIVTSLHRDYLPSSWTMFSPTFVDIGIFIGTIGFFFVLFLLYSRTFPVIAQAEVKSILKASGSKYKKLREAGKPLYEIPKRGKVVEESVTDDVLMDEVVPAVDDKVGVNELLSTIGTFDATKETPDDLKKIKGVGPEMERVLNEIGIYTFAQVSRMTSKEYDLLDSITGKFPGRAQRDDWAGQAKVLNDKK from the coding sequence ATGGCGTCGCATTACGAAGCACCTATTCGAAAGCCCTTAGTTATTGGAGATAAAGGATACCATGACGTTACCGTGGATATCGCTGCTCCTGTAGAGGGGAAGGCCAATAAGCATTGGTGGATTGTATTTACCATTGCATTAGTTGCATTTCTCTGGGGTCTAGGATGTATCATTTATACCGTTTCCACGGGTATCGGAGTTTGGGGTCTTAATAAGACGGTTAACTGGGCTTGGGATATTACAAACTTTGTTTGGTGGGTAGGTATCGGTCACGCAGGAACATTGATTTCTGCTGTATTGCTTTTGTTCAGGCAGAAGTGGAGAATGGCTATCAACCGTTCTGCAGAGGCGATGACCATATTTTCAGTGATACAAGCTGGGCTTTTCCCAATTATTCACATGGGTCGTCCTTGGTTGGCCTATTGGGTACTTCCAATACCTAACCAGTTTGGTTCGCTATGGGTGAACTTTAATTCTCCGTTGCTTTGGGACGTATTTGCAATCTCAACATATTTATCGGTTTCTTTGGTATTCTGGTGGACAGGTCTTCTACCTGATTTTGCCATGATCCGGGACAGGGCGGTAAAGCCGTTTCAGAAAAAAATATATAGCCTGTTAAGTTTTGGTTGGACAGGTAGGGCTAAAGATTGGCAACGTTTTGAAGAGGTTTCTTTGGTTTTGGCTGGTCTAGCTACGCCTCTTGTACTTTCGGTTCACACTATTGTATCTTTTGACTTTGCTACTTCAGTGATTCCGGGATGGCACACGACCATTTTCCCTCCATATTTTGTTGCAGGAGCTATCTTCTCTGGGTTTGCTATGGTAAACACACTGCTTATCATTATGCGAAAGGTTTGTAGTCTTGAAGCCTATATTACGGTACAACATATAGAGTTAATGAATATTGTAATCATGATTACAGGTTCCATCGTAGGCTGTGCCTATATTACGGAATTGTTCATTGCTTGGTATTCTGGTGTCGAATATGAGCAGTATGCTTTCTTGAACAGGGCAACAGGACCTTATTGGTGGGCCTATTGGTCTATGATGACATGTAACGTGTTCTCTCCACAATTTATGTGGTCCAAAAAATTGCGTACCAGTATTATGTTCTCGTTCTTCATCTCAATTGTTGTAAACATTGGAATGTGGTTTGAACGTTTTGTAATTATTGTAACCTCATTGCATAGAGATTACTTGCCTTCTTCCTGGACTATGTTCTCACCAACATTCGTGGATATTGGAATTTTTATAGGAACTATAGGATTCTTCTTTGTATTGTTCTTATTGTATTCTAGAACTTTCCCTGTAATAGCACAGGCAGAAGTAAAGTCTATTTTAAAGGCTTCCGGGTCAAAATATAAGAAACTACGTGAGGCTGGAAAACCTTTATATGAAATACCCAAACGGGGAAAAGTAGTTGAAGAATCGGTTACTGATGACGTTCTTATGGATGAAGTTGTTCCAGCTGTTGACGATAAGGTGGGTGTAAATGAATTACTGAGTACTATTGGAACATTTGATGCAACCAAAGAAACACCGGATGATCTGAAAAAGATAAAAGGTGTTGGACCAGAAATGGAACGTGTCTTGAATGAAATAGGAATTTACACATTTGCACAGGTTAGTCGAATGACCAGTAAGGAATATGATTTATTGGATTCAATAACTGGAAAATTCCCCGGTCGTGCGCAAAGAGACGATTGGGCCGGACAAGCTAAAGTATTAAACGATAAAAAGTAA